TTGAACTAACGCCGTTTCGCTTCTACCTTGAAAGTCTACTCAgtctactgtattgtaatttgtattgtaTGCCTACCTACTGCGAATATGCTGTACCGTACTTAGGTTGAAAAACTTGAACATAATATgcgaaaaaaaacctttttcttTTGCAGTGCATAGCTTACAATGACAACGAAAATCCTGTGGCCTTGATACATTTCCAGGTGGTGCCGAAAATCAAGATATCCCGTATATGCGAAAATTCAAACGACGAAGAAAAAATAttgagtaagtacttactttataatattattataatattaaagtggtCTAAATGGTCTAAGCTTGACTATCTAAAGTTATCGTTTGAGGGTACTTTCAAATGAATGTTGTATCAACAAATCACTTTTAAAAATGGTGTTTTATTCCAGGTCACTTGCTATTAGTTGCAAACAACTTAGCAGTAGAAAAAGGATTACAAGGCTCTGGCTATCATGTTACCGTAGATCAAGATTTAAGACAGGATAAACTGAAATCAATACACATATTTGGAAGAACGCTTCAACACATGTTGTGGCCTATTGGCCCAGGCAGTCGTCTTTAGATATTGTCTCAGCAATAGAACGAAAATAAATCACTGACataataagaaaatatgaataattatttgtatttattgtctCTAATCCTAAGGTTATATATCTAACTGAAAAAAATGTCTTGTCAGTCAACTGACGTTGACACTGACGTGTCAATTGTCAAATTCAGAATTCATCAAATGCTCCAAaagcactctgacattggcaagtggcaactggcaactcactgaggccgccataataaaaagaagaagGGAGTTTTgcggagaatgtgaaagagtgatgttgtgtttttatattattttcctaaaattgtgttatctgggtttttaatgtgtaatattggtaggatattaaccattagacaTTCTTTATCGTGCAAAAGTGTGGGAAAGtaatgtaataaccagaaacgtgctcttttgtgttccctccaaaactccatcgaaagtttcagtaaagcgtctaccactttactgaatcgactgacttgacttcttggctgtattgactttatacttagactttgactagactttagaccggactgacctgacgataatatagaaaattttgacactggccatggctatagccgaagtgccattataagaagaagaagaatgccgttgtcacttgtcagataTCCTTTGGGCTTTGAGCAATTTTCTTGATTTTTCCAATAATAAAAATGGCTGGAGAAGTTGAACTAGCTCAATCTGCTGCTCCTGGAGGAGATACAATTTTTGGGAAAATCATCAGGAAAGAAATTCCGGCTAAAATAGTGTTTGAAGATGACCAAGTACGTACCTATATTTTACAAACGCAAAACAGCTGTCCTGAGCAAATATTTCCGGCATCGCCGGCTGCCGGCAATAAACCTAAGCAAAGCATTACCTATTGTGTTTACAGCATTCTGaattgtatataaaaatttagACTTGattcttagatttaataataattacttccTTACGGTCTACATAATAACGTGTGTCTTTCAAAGTATTATAACCTCATTAGAAAATCAAAATTTTGCACTAAGTAGGTACCTTTTTCGTGGCATACGCTTAAGTACTAATTTGATGGATTTATTgcggatatttttatttaaatctaacATGAAAACAACTAAATTATCAAAGAAAGGCTTAAGCATTGATCTGCACTGTATCTCAAATAAAACTtctttgttatttataatacaattaaagcttctatatattaatataagttaAATGTTTCAGTGCATGGCATTTCATGATGTGAACCCACAAGCTCCAACCCATATACTGGTAATCCCAAAGAAGCCTATACCGCAACTTTCTAAGTCTGAAGATGCAGATGAACAACTTCTTGGTAATAACTTCCCAGTGGTTTTTCTTATTGCTAGTATcatcaaaaatatttacttaccaatataatattctttaccttctaaaaaaattggtataagtattttgtaattattgaTCCATTCCAAATAATTCTAGTAGTAGACTCCAATAATTGATTCatgtgtttaatattattaacgcctccgtggtctagtggtatagagcgcggctcttgactcggaggtcgtgggttcgattcccgcgttggaaacatgttttttccaagtttggttaggacaatgcaggctgatcacctgattgtctgacaagtaagatgatccatgcgtcggatgggcatgtaaaaagtcggtcctgcgcctgatctctcgccagtcgtgtcggtcgtccgtcccactgggttatgagagtaaaggaatagagagtgctcttgtgtactgcgcacacacttggacactataaattactcctgcgtagctggcctggtttcaatgaaaccggccaccgtcaccgaaaccggtgtgggagctattattattattatttattctatttgtTCAATAGGTCATCTTCTAGTTGCTGCACGAAAAATTGCTGCTCAAGAAGGCTTGGACAAAAGTGGATTCCGTTTAGTGGTGAATGACGGCAAGAATGGTGCTCAAAGTGTCTATCATCTTCACATTCATATCCTAGGTGGACGCCAAATGCAATGGCCACCTGGCTAATACAATATCCATAATCTCAATAAACAAATTTCTACACTACTGAAgtgtgtttttaattat
This genomic window from Aricia agestis chromosome 2, ilAriAges1.1, whole genome shotgun sequence contains:
- the LOC121737818 gene encoding histidine triad nucleotide-binding protein 2, mitochondrial-like, producing MTSSVSIRCGLRNLEVIYEDEKCIAYNDNENPVALIHFQVVPKIKISRICENSNDEEKILSHLLLVANNLAVEKGLQGSGYHVTVDQDLRQDKLKSIHIFGRTLQHMLWPIGPGSRL
- the LOC121737804 gene encoding histidine triad nucleotide-binding protein 1-like — translated: MAGEVELAQSAAPGGDTIFGKIIRKEIPAKIVFEDDQCMAFHDVNPQAPTHILVIPKKPIPQLSKSEDADEQLLGHLLVAARKIAAQEGLDKSGFRLVVNDGKNGAQSVYHLHIHILGGRQMQWPPG